From Patescibacteria group bacterium, a single genomic window includes:
- a CDS encoding branched chain amino acid aminotransferase, whose protein sequence is MEQILYFNGKFVKESEVRISPMTHALHYGTGCFEGIRAYYNNDDNALYIFRMKEHFERFKKSCKLLFITLPHSVDELCEVTKKLVQKNFNETDLYIRPLAYKSDLAVGNFHLPSLKDSLLIYTVPLGRYLQAEEGIRVNVSSWTRVSDNSIPPRAKITGSYINTALAKTESVFNGYHEALFMDKNGHIVEGSAENIFVVKNGKIYTPYVADDILQGITRDTIIKLCQDELGIAVEERSIDRSELYQVDEIFLVGTGAEVSSVVEVDKREIGDGKVGPIAKRIKELYFDIVHGKNKKYQQWLTKVTK, encoded by the coding sequence ATGGAACAGATACTTTATTTTAACGGTAAATTTGTAAAAGAATCCGAAGTGCGTATTTCACCAATGACACACGCCCTTCATTACGGCACTGGATGTTTTGAGGGTATACGCGCTTATTACAATAACGATGATAATGCTCTTTATATTTTTCGAATGAAAGAGCATTTCGAGCGATTCAAAAAATCCTGTAAATTGCTTTTTATTACTCTTCCTCATAGCGTTGATGAGCTTTGTGAGGTAACTAAAAAATTAGTTCAAAAGAACTTTAATGAAACGGATCTTTATATCAGACCTCTAGCATATAAATCCGATCTTGCAGTTGGTAACTTTCATTTACCTTCGCTTAAGGATAGCCTACTCATTTATACTGTACCCCTTGGTCGCTATTTACAAGCAGAGGAAGGAATACGAGTAAATGTCTCCTCGTGGACAAGAGTAAGTGATAATTCTATTCCTCCACGAGCAAAAATTACAGGATCCTATATCAATACAGCACTTGCAAAAACAGAAAGTGTATTTAATGGGTATCATGAGGCTCTCTTCATGGATAAAAACGGTCATATAGTTGAAGGAAGTGCAGAAAACATTTTTGTAGTGAAAAACGGCAAGATTTACACTCCTTATGTTGCTGATGATATTTTGCAAGGAATAACACGCGATACCATAATTAAACTTTGTCAAGATGAATTAGGAATTGCAGTTGAGGAAAGAAGTATTGATCGCTCGGAACTCTATCAGGTTGATGAAATATTTTTGGTAGGAACAGGAGCAGAAGTATCTTCGGTTGTAGAAGTTGATAAAAGAGAAATAGGAGATGGAAAAGTTGGTCCAATTGCAAAACGGATAAAAGAACTGTACTTTGATATCGTACATGGTAAAAATAAAAAATATCAGCAATGGTTAACAAAGGTAACAAAATAG